In the genome of Poecilia reticulata strain Guanapo linkage group LG16, Guppy_female_1.0+MT, whole genome shotgun sequence, one region contains:
- the LOC103477473 gene encoding uncharacterized protein LOC103477473: MEPARPGPLYLRSTSAVSLNERFSQLLTTRLTRPGRPSSRNLRMRTALVQAPPICRRRRLRVRGSVWTRLGGPLLTRGPTRRHWSWRRPGFWSFRRKYTWRGRCSAPYRRRRNLLSRLGQRCLVVKSDLQNQTEGGRGPTLWRGGATASKGRGFVPKQKLDAELDEYMSLSRSRLDRQLDDYMSMSRKRLDQEMDEYMLMAGQCLED; encoded by the exons ATGGagccggcccggcccggcccgctGTACCTGAGGAGCACGTCGGCGGTTTCCCTGAACGAGCG CTTCTCTCAGCTTCTGACGACCCGGCTGACCCGACCCGGCAGGCCCAGTTCCAGGAACCTCAGGATGAGAACGGCACTGGTTCAG GCTCCGCCCATCTGCCGGAGGAGGCGGCTGCGTGTGAGGGGCAGCGTGTGGACCCGACTTGGGGGTCCGCTGCTGACCCGCGGGCCGACCCGACGGCACTGGTCCTGGAGGCGGCCCGGGTTCTGGAGCTTCAGGAGAAAGTACACCTGGAGAGGCAGGTGCAGCGCCCCCTACAGGA GACGGCGGAACCTGCTGAGTCGGCTGGGACAGCGCTGCCTGGTGGTGAAATCGGACCTCCAGAACCAGACTGAAG GAGGGCGGGGCCCCACGCTGTGGAGGGGCGGGGCCACGGCCTCAAAGGGGCGGGGCTTTGTCCCAAAGCAGAAGCTGGATGCTGAGCTGGATGAGTACATGTCTCTGTCCAGAAGCAGGTTGGACCGGCAGCTGGACGACTACATGTCCATGTCCCGCAAACGCCTGGACCAGGAGATGGACGAGTACATGCTGATGGCGGGCCAGTGTCTGGAGGACTGA
- the gbp gene encoding glycogen synthase kinase binding protein — protein MPSLKENLLALQQAVGPADVDALVTQIGEALQLHGAPGGNPRTGPGSCGGAAGPNLQQNPRGCCLKIRNQRGTHRTRSPYQLPSHAEPDWDQLRPWNRKRVPVRVQEDDPHRLLQELILSGNLIKEAVRRLQFSPDCRDLGRTPDSLPCA, from the coding sequence ATGCCGAGTCTGAAGGAGAACCTGCTGGCCCTGCAGCAGGCCGTGGGCCCCGCGGACGTGGACGCGCTGGTCACGCAGATCGGAGAGGCGCTGCAGCTCCACGGGGCGCCGGGGGGAAACCCACGGACCGGGCCCGGGTCCTGCGGGGGCGCGGCGGGCCcgaacctccagcagaaccccCGCGGCTGCTGCCTGAAGATCCGGAACCAGCGCGGGACCCACCGGACCCGCAGCCCGTACCAGCTGCCGAGCCACGCGGAGCCGGACTGGGACCAGCTCCGACCGTGGAACCGGAAGCGGGTCCCGGTTCGGGTCCAGGAGGACGACCCGCACCGGCTGCTGCAGGAACTGATTCTGTCCGGGAACCTGATCAAGGAGGCGGTTCGGAGGCTGCAGTTCTCCCCGGACTGCAGGGATCTGGGCCGGACTCCGGACAGCCTGCCCTGCGCCTGA
- the kcnv1 gene encoding potassium voltage-gated channel subfamily V member 1 isoform X2 gives MAGLEVFADAASLLSLNSSVFFSETPASRVRDPLGAVVVNVGGSRYVLSQELLASHPETRLGKLVCCGRDSALELCDDADFLRNEFFFDRSSQTFQYVMNFYQTGHLHVMEELCEISFLQEIQYWGIDELCIDSCCRERYHRRKEQKESLDVCQEFETDDEEEDFVGALCPGLRRRLWDILERPESSGAARTFGSLSIFFVVLSVVNMVLISLDQDFGGSWLGAGGPQLLDMVEYVCVLWFTGELVLRFSCVRDKCRFSRSVLNVIDLLAILPFYVTLAVZSLHGGSTELENVGRVVQVLRLLRVLRMLKLGRHSTGTRFSLSTSKLSRTDLGQMFWVSFYKVYWAFSPSQ, from the exons ATGGCGGGCCTGGAGGTCTTTGCTGACGCCGCCTCCCTGCTGTCTTTGAACTCCAGCGTCTTCTTCAGCGAGACGCCGGCGTCGCGCGTTAGGGACCCGCTGGGCGCCGTGGTCGTCAACGTCGGGGGGAGTCGCTACGTCCTGTCCCAGGAGCTGCTGGCGTCCCACCCGGAGACCCGACTGGGGAAGCTGGTCTGCTGCGGTCGAGACTCTGCGCTGGAGCTCTGCGATGACGCAGACTTCCTCCGGAATGAGTTCTTCTTCGACAGAAGCTCCCAAACCTTCCA GTACGTGATGAACTTCTACCAGACGGGTCACCTTCATGTCATGGAGGAGCTGTGTGAGATCTCCTTCCTGCAGGAGATCCAGTACTGGGGCATCGACGAACTCTGCATCGACTCCTGCTGCCGGGAACGCTACCACCGCCGCAAGGAGCAGAAAGAGTCCCTGGATGTCTGCCAGGAGTTTGAGACCGACGATGAAGAGGAGGACTTTGTAGGTGCGCTCTGTCCAGGCCTGCGTCGGCGTCTCTGGGACATTCTGGAGAGACCGGAATCGTCTGGCGCCGCCCGGACCTTCGGCTCCCTCTCCATCTTCTTCGTGGTGCTGTCAGTCGTCAACATGGTGCTGATCTCTCTGGACCAGGACTTCGGCGGTAGCTGGCTGGGCGCCGGCGGGCCGCAGCTGCTTGACATGGTGGAGTACGTGTGCGTCCTGTGGTTCACAGGTGAGCTGGTGCTGCGCTTCAGCTGCGTCCGGGACAAGTGCCGGTTCAGCCGAAGCGTCCTCAACGTGATCGACCTGCTGGCCATCCTGCCCTTCTATGTGACGCTGGCCGTGSAGAGCCTCCATGGCGGCTCCACCGAGCTGGAGAACGTGGGCCGGGTGGTCCAGGTGCTGCGCCTCCTCCGGGTCCTGCGCATGCTGAAGCTGGGTCGACACTCCACAGGTACGCGCTTCAGTCTCTCAACCAGTAAGCTTAGTAGAACTGATTTGGGTCAGATGTTCTGGGTTTCCTTCTACAAGGTGTACTGGGCCTTTAGCCCATCCCAGTGA
- the kcnv1 gene encoding potassium voltage-gated channel subfamily V member 1 isoform X1, producing MSPVSCSPAAVSSSMAGLEVFADAASLLSLNSSVFFSETPASRVRDPLGAVVVNVGGSRYVLSQELLASHPETRLGKLVCCGRDSALELCDDADFLRNEFFFDRSSQTFQYVMNFYQTGHLHVMEELCEISFLQEIQYWGIDELCIDSCCRERYHRRKEQKESLDVCQEFETDDEEEDFVGALCPGLRRRLWDILERPESSGAARTFGSLSIFFVVLSVVNMVLISLDQDFGGSWLGAGGPQLLDMVEYVCVLWFTGELVLRFSCVRDKCRFSRSVLNVIDLLAILPFYVTLAVZSLHGGSTELENVGRVVQVLRLLRVLRMLKLGRHSTGTRFSLSTSKLSRTDLGQMFWVSFYKVYWAFSPSQ from the exons ATGTCTCCTGTTTCTTGTTCTCCAGCTGCCGTCTCGTCCTCCATGGCGGGCCTGGAGGTCTTTGCTGACGCCGCCTCCCTGCTGTCTTTGAACTCCAGCGTCTTCTTCAGCGAGACGCCGGCGTCGCGCGTTAGGGACCCGCTGGGCGCCGTGGTCGTCAACGTCGGGGGGAGTCGCTACGTCCTGTCCCAGGAGCTGCTGGCGTCCCACCCGGAGACCCGACTGGGGAAGCTGGTCTGCTGCGGTCGAGACTCTGCGCTGGAGCTCTGCGATGACGCAGACTTCCTCCGGAATGAGTTCTTCTTCGACAGAAGCTCCCAAACCTTCCA GTACGTGATGAACTTCTACCAGACGGGTCACCTTCATGTCATGGAGGAGCTGTGTGAGATCTCCTTCCTGCAGGAGATCCAGTACTGGGGCATCGACGAACTCTGCATCGACTCCTGCTGCCGGGAACGCTACCACCGCCGCAAGGAGCAGAAAGAGTCCCTGGATGTCTGCCAGGAGTTTGAGACCGACGATGAAGAGGAGGACTTTGTAGGTGCGCTCTGTCCAGGCCTGCGTCGGCGTCTCTGGGACATTCTGGAGAGACCGGAATCGTCTGGCGCCGCCCGGACCTTCGGCTCCCTCTCCATCTTCTTCGTGGTGCTGTCAGTCGTCAACATGGTGCTGATCTCTCTGGACCAGGACTTCGGCGGTAGCTGGCTGGGCGCCGGCGGGCCGCAGCTGCTTGACATGGTGGAGTACGTGTGCGTCCTGTGGTTCACAGGTGAGCTGGTGCTGCGCTTCAGCTGCGTCCGGGACAAGTGCCGGTTCAGCCGAAGCGTCCTCAACGTGATCGACCTGCTGGCCATCCTGCCCTTCTATGTGACGCTGGCCGTGSAGAGCCTCCATGGCGGCTCCACCGAGCTGGAGAACGTGGGCCGGGTGGTCCAGGTGCTGCGCCTCCTCCGGGTCCTGCGCATGCTGAAGCTGGGTCGACACTCCACAGGTACGCGCTTCAGTCTCTCAACCAGTAAGCTTAGTAGAACTGATTTGGGTCAGATGTTCTGGGTTTCCTTCTACAAGGTGTACTGGGCCTTTAGCCCATCCCAGTGA
- the dek gene encoding protein DEK, which yields MSEAMDGSAVSEEDDLQRDEAVPPRSSSKISDSGEIIEGKRTKKTVDRLDFQAPKAREKLKVADGSGDKLGDIPRTNYEITRRKAEELKLLHAILFDRPGKSASVKKNLRQFNGFPFAADSQEFTRKRDKMLRNSNLTNTKLKLVCSILDLEKKGTHQDLIDRILVFLIAPKNSGKRAPVKKKRRTKKKLAGGDSVAKKKKSKPRASGTKKSKPGSKSKAIVMDSSSDEDDDEKVEASVEAAGSDGEEKRSEQEEEEEEQTDQSESDESSKPKSSRGKKKKQQIPAKKRPRSQSSDGTSEAEEKPKKKKVAAAKTKKADSSSKNTNAAEDSSDEDEPLIRMVKKAPTDEQLRKTVESLLKEADLEEMTMKQICLKVFDTYPEHDLSSRKDFIKQTVKTLIT from the exons ATGAGCGAAGCAATGGACGGCTCCGCCGTCTCTGAGGAGGACGATTTGCAGAGAGACGAGGCGGTTCCCCCCAGAAGCTCCTCCAAGATCTCAG ACAGTGGAGAAATCATTGAAGGGAAGCGGACCAAAAAGACAGTGGACCGGCTGGATTTCCAGGCTCCGAAGGCCAGGGAGAAGCTGAAAGTGGCAGACG GCAGTGGAGACAAGCTGGGCGACATTCCTCGGACCAACTACGAGATCACCAGGAGGAAGGCGGaggagctgaagctgctgcacgCCATCCTGTTCGACCGACCCGGGAAG TCGGCCTCGGTCAAGAAGAATCTGCGGCAGTTCAACGGCTTCCCGTTCGCCGCAGACAGCCAGGAGTTCACCAGGAAGAGAGACAAGATGCTCAG GAACTCTAACCTGACCAACACCAAGCTGAAGCTGGTCTGCTCCATTCTGGACCTGGAGAAGAAAGGAACCCACCAGGATCTGATCGATCGGATCCTTGTCTTCCTGATCGCCCCAAAGAACAGCGGGAAG CGCGCACCAGTGAAGAAGAAGCGGAGGACCAAGAAGAAGCTGGCCGGCGGCGACTCGGTggccaagaagaagaagagcaaacCCAGAGCCAGCGGCACCAAGAAGTCCAAACCCGGCAGCAAATCCAAAGCCATCGTCATGGACTCCAGCAGCGACGAAGACGATGACGAGAAGGTGGAGGCGTCGGTGGAGGCCGCAGGTTCTGATGGAGAGGAGAAACGGTcagaacaggaggaggaggaggaagagcagacTGACCAGTCAGAGTCTGATGAG TCCTCCAAGCCCAAGTCCAGcagagggaagaagaagaagcagcagataCCGGCGAAGAAGAGACCCAGGAGCCAGAGCTCTGACGGAACCAGCGAGGCAGAGGAGAAG ccaaagaagaagaaagtagcCGCCGCCAAAACCAAGAAGGCCGACAGCAGCAGCAAGAACACAAATGCAG CCGAGGACAGCTCCGACGAAGACGAGCCGCTGATCAGGATGGTGAAGAAGGCGCCGACAGACGAGCAGCTGAGGAAGACGGTGGAGAGTCTGCTGAAGGAGGCCGACCTGGAGGAGATGACCATGAAGCAGATCTGCCTGAAG gTGTTCGACACGTATCCGGAACACGACCTGAGCAGCAGGAAGGACTTCATCAAGCAGACGGTCAAGACC CTCATCACATGA